Part of the Micromonospora rhizosphaerae genome is shown below.
ATTTCAGATAGTTTGCTGGTGTGGCGTTGGGTGTGGCTTCGCAGCAGTTGGATCTGCTGGATCCGGTGAGCCGGTTCTGTGAAGAGGCTTTGCCGGCGAACTCGATCTTCGCGTTCCTGCACCAGCATCGGCAGATGCTGTTTCCGGATGGGTTGTTCACCGACCTGTTCGCGCAGATCGGTCGCCGGTCGGTGCCGCCGTCGGTGGTGGCCACGGTGATGGTCCTGCAACGACTGGAAGGGCTGTCGGATCGGGAGGCGGTGGACCGGTTCACGTTCGACGCGCGCTGGCGTTACGCCGCTGGGGTCGGTGGTTGGGACGGCGCGGGTCGGGTCGGGTTCGCTCACACGGTGCTGGTGGACATGCGGGAACGGCTGCGCCGCTCCGACCGGCCGGACCGGGTGTTCGAGGTGGCGTTGGACGCCGTCCGGGCGGCGGGGTTGCTGGGTCGGCGGCGGGTCCTCGATTCCACACCGTTGTATGACGCGGTCGCGACGATGGACACGATCACGCTGATCCGCTCGGCGGTCCGGGGGCTGCTCGCCGCCGCCGGCGGCGACCTGGCCGCACGGTTGCGGGCCGTGCTGGCCAGCGGGGATGACTACAGGGGCACCGGCAAGCCGGTCATCGACTGGGACGACAAGACCGCCCGTGATGCCCTGGTCGACTCCCGGGCCCGCGACGGTTACGCGCTGCTGGCCGTCCTCGACGGGCTGACGCTGCCCGAGCCGGTCGTTCAGGCGACGCGGCTGCTGGCCACGGTGCTGGGCCAGGACTTGGAGACCGGCGACGACGGTGTGCTGCGCATCGCCCGCAAGGTCGCCCCGGACCGGGTGATCTCCACCGTTGACCCCGAGGCCCGGCACGGGCACAAGACCAGCCACCGCGGCTTCGACGGCTACAAGGGCCACATCGCCGTCGACCCCGACGCCGAGATCATCACCGCCACCGAGGTCACCGCCGGCAACACCGGCGGCGTCGAGCCGGTCGCCGACCTCATCACCGATCTCACCGACGCCACCGAGCCCGCCGAGGACACCGCAGCGGTCTACGGCGACGCCGCCTACGGCGCCGGCGAGGTCCTCGACCGGCTCGACGCCGCCGGGATCGACATCAAGACCAAGGTCCAGCCACCGAACGCCCCCGCCGGGAAGTTCACCAAGGACCGCTTCGACATCGACCTGCAACACCAGCAGGTCACCTGCCCGGGCGGCGTCACGATCCCGATCCGGCGGGTGCGAGGCCACGACCGCAACGCCGGCAGGGCCGACTTCGGCAGCGCCTGCGCCACCTGCCCGCTGCGCAGGCACTGCACCGAGTCCAAGACCGGGCGCAGCATCACCATCGGCCACCACGAAGCCCACCTCACCACCGCCCGCACCCGCCAGACCGACCCCGCCTGGCAAGCCGACTACCGTACCACCCGACCCGCGGCAGAAGGATGCCCCGGCACAGTCCGGAACTGATATGACGGCAGGCCCGTGAGGGCAGGGCGACCAGCTCGGGGCCTAGCATGCTCGTCGTGCTCGAACTGTCGGACGACCTGTTGCGGCTGGAGCCCGGTCAGATCGTCTACCTTTCACCGCTGTGGTCAGGCCCAGATGCCGGTACCTGGGCGATCACCGTACCGCTCGCGCCGTTCTCCGCAGCCGACCGTTTCGATCCCGCGACCTTCCGCCCCGGCACTGACGGACCCGAGATCGTTAGGACGGCCATCCGCGGCGATTTCATCGATCTACCCGGCAGCGACCTGTCTGCACTGACCAACCGAACCTTCGATTTCCCGATCAACCCGCACCCTGGCTACATCGATGCGAGCATCTACCTAGGCGGGGGGCACAACCCGGTCGACATCACCCGGATGGAGTTCGGTTCGGCCCAGTCGTTGAGCATCAACGTTGTACTACACGCCGTGTTCGACTTCACCCAGGAAGGCGTCGAGATCGCGAACAGGTCAGCGGTCTTGCACGCCAACCTCCAGTTCGAGCAGCTCGACTGACCCCGACGAAGAGCGGCAGGCCAACGTATTCAACTCGGCACGTCCGGAAGGCCACCGGCCCAGCTCGGCGTGACGCTCCGTAGCCCGCGGATCGCGGCTACTTAGAGACTTGGTCCAGGATCGGTGTCCGGCCAGACTCGGTCCAGGTGCCCGGCGAGACGCTCCCACATTGCGGCTGCGCACCGGTGTCATTGGTGTGGCTCTCTCATGGCCTGCGGTCTCGCCGGGCGCCGCGCGAGGAGTGGCTGGAAAGGGGTTTGTTCTGCTCGAAGTAGCGGTGCCCTCCTTGCTGACAACTCCGTCCAGTTCAGCCAAGGGAGGCGCCGATGAGCGTGATCATCGGGATGGACCCGCACAAGCGCTCAGCCACCATCGAGGTCACCGACGAACGCGGCTCGCGGTGGGCCGCTTTGGGACTGACAAGGCCGGCTACGCCGACATGCTCGCCGCCGGCCGCAAGTACGCCGATCGGGTCTGGGCGGTCGAGGGCTGCAACGGCATCGGCAAACACATCGCCCACCGCCTGGTCCACGACGGTGAGACGGTGCTCGACGTGCCCGCGAAACTGTCGGCGCAGGTGCGGGTGTTCGCCACCGGCAACGGCCGCAAAACCGACCCGGTGGATGCGCACTCGGTGGCGATGGTGGCGCTGCGCAGCCCGAATCTGGTGCAGGTTCAGGTCGACGCGGACCTGCAGGTGATGGGCATGCTCGCCGACCGGCGTGACGAACTCGGCCGCGCCCGCACCCAGACCATCAACCGGCTGCACCGGTTGCTGCTGGAACTGTTACCCGGCGGGGCGAAGAAGTTCCTGTCCGCGCCACAGGCCCGCGCCTTGATCGCGACGGTCAAACCCCGCGACATCGTGGGCAAGACCAGACGCCGCCTCACCGTCGAGCTGATCAGTGAACTCGAAGGCATCGACAAGAAGATCAAAGCCGCGGAGAAGGACCTCAAAGAACTCGTGAACGCGCGCGGCTCCACCCTGATGGAGCTGCATGGCATCGGCCCCTCAGGCGCAGCCCGCCTACTGGCAGACGTCGCAGACATCAGCCGGTTCG
Proteins encoded:
- a CDS encoding transposase, whose translation is MLFPDGLFTDLFAQIGRRSVPPSVVATVMVLQRLEGLSDREAVDRFTFDARWRYAAGVGGWDGAGRVGFAHTVLVDMRERLRRSDRPDRVFEVALDAVRAAGLLGRRRVLDSTPLYDAVATMDTITLIRSAVRGLLAAAGGDLAARLRAVLASGDDYRGTGKPVIDWDDKTARDALVDSRARDGYALLAVLDGLTLPEPVVQATRLLATVLGQDLETGDDGVLRIARKVAPDRVISTVDPEARHGHKTSHRGFDGYKGHIAVDPDAEIITATEVTAGNTGGVEPVADLITDLTDATEPAEDTAAVYGDAAYGAGEVLDRLDAAGIDIKTKVQPPNAPAGKFTKDRFDIDLQHQQVTCPGGVTIPIRRVRGHDRNAGRADFGSACATCPLRRHCTESKTGRSITIGHHEAHLTTARTRQTDPAWQADYRTTRPAAEGCPGTVRN
- a CDS encoding IS110 family transposase, which translates into the protein MGRFGTDKAGYADMLAAGRKYADRVWAVEGCNGIGKHIAHRLVHDGETVLDVPAKLSAQVRVFATGNGRKTDPVDAHSVAMVALRSPNLVQVQVDADLQVMGMLADRRDELGRARTQTINRLHRLLLELLPGGAKKFLSAPQARALIATVKPRDIVGKTRRRLTVELISELEGIDKKIKAAEKDLKELVNARGSTLMELHGIGPSGAARLLADVADISRFADRDRFASWNGTAPLDASSGDQKRHRLSRAGNRRINRTLHIMAVVQLRNRTQGRAYFDAKKAAGKTSMEAMRPLKRRLSNVVYARMVEDRRRRQVAGPGGHSGTTLQSSVTDLTPDIGPSDKPLPGPATNHPKPLVSAAP